In Carya illinoinensis cultivar Pawnee chromosome 6, C.illinoinensisPawnee_v1, whole genome shotgun sequence, a single genomic region encodes these proteins:
- the LOC122313144 gene encoding CTL-like protein DDB_G0288717, producing the protein MGSPEESNKPISLYDSSSSSPTHPLLSKPPLPSSPPPLDGTPPDPDPTQFLQISYNYGPRPFKDLLFLFLFLLFVLLTFAFGIFSIFHRNTYYSDLSSFSYDSNSTSCAESSLSELLPASWVRFYSFSSSNILYSLIWTLVITFILSIPICFLLLLLLKKYTKQIVYASLPFFIVIPIFFNVYWFVACIVSSSCSDVFPLVYRILVLVFVFLVIGVIVWIFVANWHRIELTVSIIGVASDALSRNLGLFGVLPCLTLGLVVYYAPIVVFLVFARQNGKIVPRETDGEYTCVWKQDGWVPAYYALAILTMLWSVAAMVEAQAYVISGIIAQWYFSKEDETPRRSIRSSLRNAFGPSAGTICLSGLLICVVRVVRAAVDTARQEDASGIVNLILRCCVKAFLAVIDFLNKFTINFAAITGEAYCSSARMTYELLKRNLLSAVFVETISTRLLAGIVFVLSAVYAIVACAILKAVSNLGADSYVVAALAWVLLIVVLGFFIHVLDNVIDTVYVCYSIDKDRGEVCKQEVHEVYVHLPISRNHRPSLASTTLVV; encoded by the exons ATGGGTAGCCCAGAGGAATCCAACAAACCCATATCCCTCTACgactcctcctcttcctcccccACCCATCCCCTCCTCTCCAAGCCTCCCTtgccttcttctcctcctcctctcgaCGGCACTCCTCCCGATCCGGACCCGACCCAGTTCCTCCAGATCTCCTACAACTACGGTCCCAGGCCCTTCAAGGACCTCCTCTTCCTCTTTCTgttcctcctcttcgtcctcttaACCTTCGCCTTCGGCATCTTCTCCATCTTCCACCGCAATACCTACTACTCCGACCTCTCTTCCTTCTCTTACGATTCCAACTCCACCTCTTGTGCCGAAAGCTCGCTCTCTGAGCTCTTGCCCGCCAGCTGGGTTCGCTTctattccttttcttcttcgaaTATTTTGTACAGTTTGATATGGACCCTCGTGATTACCTTCATTTTGAGCATACCCATTTGCTTCCTTTTGCTTCTCTTACTCAAGAAATACACCAAACAAATCGTCTACGCGTCCCTTCCCTTCTTCATTGTCATTCCCATCTTCTTCAATGTCTACTGGTTCGTCGCCTGCATCGTTAGCTCCTCTTGCAGCGACGTGTTCCCTTTGGTCTATCGGATTCTAGTCCTTGTCTTCGTGTTCCTGGTCATCGGCGTGATTGTCTGGATCTTCGTGGCCAACTGGCACCGAATCGAGCTTACCGTGAGCATAATTGGGGTAGCCTCGGACGCGTTGTCGAGGAATTTGGGCTTGTTCGGAGTGCTGCCCTGTTTGACACTCGGCTTAGTGGTCTACTACGCGCCGATCGTGGTGTTCTTAGTGTTTGCGAGGCAGAACGGGAAGATTGTGCCCAGGGAAACCGACGGGGAGTATACCTGTGTGTGGAAGCAAGATGGTTGGGTGCCCGCGTACTATGCGCTGGCGATACTTACGATGTTGTGGTCTGTGGCGGCAATGGTGGAAGCGCAGGCTTATGTGATCAGTGGGATAATTGCGCAGTGGTATTTCTCCAAGGAGGATGAGACTCCTCGGCGCAGTATAAGAAGCTCTTTGAG AAATGCATTCGGCCCGTCCGCCGGCACAATATGTTTATCTGGTCTACTTATTTGCGTGGTGCGAGTGGTGCGTGCTGCTGTTGATACTGCAAGACAAGAGGACGCTTCAGGGATAGTGAACCTTATACTACGTTGCTGTGTCAAAGCTTTTCTGGCTGTCATTGATTTTCTTAACAAGTTTACCATCAACTTTGCGGCAATCACTGGTGAAGCTTACTGTTCATCTGCAAGGATGACATATGAGCTTCTGAAACGTAATCTTCTCTCAGCTGTATTTGTGGAGACCATCTCCACACGACTTTTGGCTGGAATTGTTTTTGTTCTCTCAGCTGTTTATGCAATTGTG GCCTGTGCTATACTAAAGGCTGTGAGCAATCTTGGAGCTGATTCATATGTTGTGGCTGCTCTGGCATGGGTGCTGCTGATTGTGGTGCTGGGTTTCTTCATTCATGTGCTGGACAACGTGATAGATACGGTGTATGTTTGTTATTCCATAGACAAGGACAGAGGAGAGGTTTGTAAACAGGAGGTTCATGAGGTTTATGTTCACCTTCCCATAAGTAGAAACCATAGACCATCTCTTGCCTCCACAACTCTGGTTGTATAA
- the LOC122313146 gene encoding actin-depolymerizing factor 5-like, with protein MAMAFKMATTGMWVAEECKNSFMEMKWKKVYRYIVFKIDEGSRLVTVDKVGGPGEGYDELTASLPEDDCRYAVFDFDFVTVDNCRKSKIFFIAWSPTASRIRAKMLYATSKDGLRRVLEGIHYELQATDPTEMGIDVIKDRAK; from the exons ATGGCAATGGCATTCAAGATG GCCACGACTGGGATGTGGGTGGCTGAGGAGTGCAAGAACTCTTTCATGGAGATGAAATGGAAGAAGGTGTATAGGTACATAGTGTTCAAGATCGATGAGGGATCGAGGCTGGTCACCGTCGATAAGGTCGGTGGGCCAGGCGAAGGCTACGATGAGCTCACCGCATCATTGCCGGAGGATGATTGTCGATACGCAGTGTTTGATTTTGACTTTGTCACCGTTGATAATTGCCGGAAGAGCAAGATCTTCTTCATAGCATG gtccCCAACAGCATCAAGAATAAGGGCAAAAATGCTGTATGCAACATCAAAAGATGGGTTGAGGAGAGTGCTGGAAGGCATccactatgaactgcaagcaaccGACCCAACCGAGATGGGGATAGATGTCATCAAGGACAGGGCCAAATAG
- the LOC122314240 gene encoding peptidyl-prolyl cis-trans isomerase CYP21-1-like: MPRVISVLVQPRCLLVLFLVLFILFFFAYSNPKKVEEKVEEVPEITQRVYMDVDIDGQRQGRIVIGLYGQVVPKTVENFRALCTGEKGKGASGKRLHYKGTPFHRIVSGFMIQGGDIVYGDGRGYESIYGVTFPDENFKIKHSHAGVVSMVNSGPDSNGSQFFITTVKASWLDGEHVVFGKVIQGMDTVFAIEGGAGTYSGKPRKKVVIADSGEIPKSRWDEEK, encoded by the exons ATGCCTCGAGTGATCTCAGTTTTGGTCCAGCCGCGGTGCCTCCTCGTCCTCTTCCTGGTcctctttattttattcttctttgcgTACTCTAACCCCAAAAAG GTTGAAGAGAAAGTAGAGGAGGTGCCTGAAATTACGCAGAGAGTTTACATGGATGTTGATATTGATGGACAACGTCAAG GTAGAATTGTGATTGGATTATATGGCCAAGTTGTACCAAAAACTGTTG AAAATTTCAGGGCTTTGTGCACAG GGGAGAAAGGCAAGGGTGCCAGTGGAAAAAGACTCCACTATAAAGGAACACCATTTCATCGTATAGTCTCTGGGTTCATGATTCAAGGTGGAGATATTGTTTATGGCGATGGTCGGGGGTATGAATCTATATATGGTGTCACCTTTCCAGACGAGAATTTCAAGATAAAACATTCACATGCAG GTGTTGTTTCCATGGTGAATTCAGGGCCAGACTCCAATGGGTCTCAGTTTTTCATCACTACAGTTAAAGCCAGCTG GTTGGATGGGGAGCATGTAGTCTTTGGCAAGGTTATTCAAGGCATGGACACAGTGTTTGCAATTGAAGGTGGGGCAGGAACATACAGTGGGAAGCCTCGAAAGAAGGTTGTTATTGCTGACTCCGGAGAGATACCCAAGAGCCGGTgggatgaagaaaaataa
- the LOC122313145 gene encoding amino acid permease 3-like, with product MLPRSRTLPSRIHHGAVEERHDIRHYLQVEVQPKAPGETEAINPQSNYSKCFDDDGRLKRTGTFWTATAHIITAVIGSGVLSLAWAIGQLGWVAGPVMMILFALVNVYTSALLAQCYRSGDPVTGHRNYTYMEAVKANLGGKKVMLCGLIQYINLFGIAIGYTIAASVSMMAIKRSNCFHKSGGKDPCHMSSTGYMITFGITEVIFSQIPDFDQVWWLSIVAAVMSFTYSSVGLGLGVAKVAESGKFKGSLLGISIGTVTHAGTVTETQKMWRSMQALGAIAFAYSFSIILIEIQDTIRTPPAEHKTMKKATLFSVVVTTVFYLLCGAMGYAAFGDEAPGNLLTGFGFYNPYWLLDIANVAIVVHLVGAYQVFCQPLFAFVEKWSAKKWSKSDFVTAEYDIPIPFIGLYQLNFFRLIWRTIFVIMTTLISMLMPFFNDVVGILGAFGFWPLTVFFPIEMYISQKKIARWSSRWIGLQITSMTCLAISVAAAVGSFAGVALDLKTYKPFRTSY from the exons ATGTTGCCAAGGAGTCGTACACTTCCATCCAGAATCCACCATGGCGCC GTGGAAGAGAGGCATGATATCAGGCATTACTTGCAAGTGGAAGTCCAACCTAAAGCCCCGGGTGAGACTGAAGCCATAAACCCTCAGTCCAACTATTCCAAGTGCTTCGATGATGATGGCCGCCTGAAGAGAACAG GGACGTTTTGGACTGCAACTGCGCACATCATTACCGCGGTTATCGGATCCGGAGTCCTGTCATTAGCGTGGGCCATAGGGCAGCTTGGTTGGGTTGCAGGCCCTGTCATGATGATCCTCTTTGCCCTTGTGAACGTCTATACATCGGCCCTCCTAGCACAGTGCTACAGGTCCGGCGACCCAGTTACCGGACACAGAAATTACACTTATATGGAAGCTGTCAAGGCTAACTTGG GGGGGAAAAAGGTCATGTTATGTGGGTTGATTCAGTACATTAATCTGTTTGGAATTGCCATAGGGTATACAATTGCAGCATCAGTCAGCATGAT GGCAATAAAGAGGTCGAATTGTTTCCATAAGAGTGGTGGGAAAGATCCGTGTCACATGTCCAGCACTGGATACATGATAACATTTGGAATCACAGAGGTGATATTCTCTCAGATTCCGGACTTTGATCAAGTTTGGTGGCTCTCTATAGTCGCAGCAGTCATGTCATTCACATACTCCAGTGTTGGTCTTGGTCTTGGCGTAGCCAAAGTTGCAG AAAGTGGGAAATTCAAAGGAAGTCTATTGGGTATTAGTATAGGGACGGTAACACATGCTGGAACAGTCACTGAAACGCAGAAGATGTGGAGGAGTATGCAAGCTCTTGGAGCTATTGCCTTTGCATATTCTTTTTCCATCATCCTCATTGAAATCCAG GACACAATAAGAACTCCTCCTGCAGAACACAAGACCATGAAGAAGGCTACTTTATTCAGCGTCGTTGTAACTACAGTGTTCTACTTACTCTGTGGAGCCATGGGATATGCAGCCTTTGGTGATGAAGCCCCCGGAAATCTTTTAACCGGCTTCGGATTCTACAACCCTTACTGGCTTCTAGATATTGCCAATGTAGCCATTGTTGTCCATCTCGTTGGAGCATATCAG GTCTTTTGCCAGCCTTTGTTTGCATTTGTAGAAAAATGGAGTGCGAAGAAGTGGTCCAAGAGTGATTTTGTAACAGCAGAATATGACATACCGATCCCCTTCATTGGTCTGTATCAGCTCAACTTCTTCCGCCTTATATGGAGGACAATCTTTGTTATTATGACAACCCTCATATCCATGCTCATGCCTTTCTTCAACGATGTTGTTGGAATACTTGGAGCCTTTGGATTCTGGCCACTgacagttttctttcccattgaGATGTACATTTCTCAAAAGAAGATTGCACGCTGGTCGAGCAGGTGGATTGGGCTTCAAATAACGAGTATGACATGTCTAGCCATTTCTGTAGCCGCTGCAGTCGGCTCCTTCGCTGGAGTTGCTCTGGATCTCAAGACTTACAAGCCATTCAGAACTAGTTATTAA